DNA sequence from the Armatimonadota bacterium genome:
TCATCGCCGCGGCCAGCATCCTGGCTAAGGTGGAACGGGATCGCCTGATGCGGGAGCTGGATGCCCGCTACCCCGGCTACGGGTTCGCCCGGCACAAGGGATACCCCACCCCGGAACACCTCCAGGCCCTCGCGCGCCTGGGTCCCTGCCCCGCCCACCGCCGCTCCTTCCGTCCCCTCAGGGGCTGAGGCGCGCGCAGTTGAGCCGGCTTGCCACGTTGAATTGCCGGGATGAACCGGAGACGGATCGGCGCGGGGGCAGAAGAGGCGGCGGCAGACCTTCTGCGGCGCAAGGGGTACCGCCTCCTCGACCGCAACGTCCGGTTCCCCTTCGGGGAGCTGGACCTGGTGTGCGAGCAGGCGGGGGTCGTGGTGTTCGTGGAGGTGAAGGCCCGGTCGGGGACAGCACATGGGCATCCGTTTGAGGCGGTCACCCCGCGCAAGCAAAAGCAGCTCGGTCGGCTCGCCCTCGCCTACCTGCAGCGGAAGGGGTTTGTGAACCGCCCCTGCCGGTTCGATGTGGTGGCGGTGCACCTCGATCCGGAGGGACGTCCCGTACGGGTGGAAGTCCTGCAGGACGCCTTCCGGTTCTAGCGCCGGTGCGGGCCCCGGTCGGGAACCTCCCGCCGGGGTACGAGTACGTAGTGGGGCACCGCCCACTCCACGATGGCCGCCCGGTTCAGGGCCGCTACCTTCTCCGCGATCTGATGCGGCCGCGGAGCCCGCAGCACGTAGGTTCGGCCGTCCGCTTCCACCGAGGCCACTCGGAGACCCAGATCCCGCAGCAGCCGCTCGATCTGCTCTGCCGTCGCCCACGGGAAGAACCGTACGCGGATCATGCCCGGCACGAACACCTTCCGGAAGGGTTCGCCTGGACCTGGGACGGTCGCCCCGCCCCGGAGGTCGGGGGGAAGGATCTCGATGGTGACCCGGGGAAGCAGCACCGGAGGTGCTCCTCTGGGGAAGGTGCGCGGGGGAAAGATGGCTTCCACCACGTACCGGCCCGGAGGCACGGGCTGCCCTGCGTTGTCTACCTGCGTCCACGTTTCCTCAAAACGGATCTCCGAGCCGGGTTGGAGCACCAAGCTCCCCACCACCTGGGCGAACATTCTGTCGTGGGACCACTGCCAGATCGTGGTCCCGTCCAGCCGGAGGACCCGGAAGTCGTATCGCTGACTGGTACCGAACGTAAAGGTCATCGCCCGGAACCCGCGGTTGCGTACCTGGAGCACCATCTGGACGGGCTCCCCCGGCACGTACCGTGCCCGATCCGTCGAAACCCCCACCTCTACGTCCCCCATCCGCACCACGTGAGCAGGACCCACGGTGGCCAGCACCGCCATGGACAGGATGAGAAAGGCCCGCATACGGCCCTCCCGGTTCGCTCTCACCGGGTGGTACGAGAGAATCCCCCCGGATGTTCTCAGGCAATCCCCGAGGTTGACCTCAGGTCTCCATGCGCTGTCTAGACAATACGCTTTTCAGGTTTTCTCGGATTCCCTTTTTGCCTGTCGGGAAGGAAAGGGAAACGGGATCCTCGAATACTCCTCCCCCGGATTGAGGGAGAGCCCGTTTTCAAAGCCGGACTTTGCGGGGAGGGATTCCGGATGAGGGCGGCGCAGATGGTGGAGCATCGTAAGCCGCTGGTGGTCCAGGAGGTTGCGGATCCGCGTCCCGGACCGCAGGACGCCGTGCTCCGGGTGGAGGCGTGCGGGATCTGCCGCAGCGACTGGCACGCGTGGATGGGAGATTGGACGTGGATCGGCTTCCGACCTCAACTCCCCCTCACGCTGGGGCATGAGCTGGCGGGAGAGGTGGTGGAGGTCGGCTCGGAGGTGCGGCGGACGAAGGTGGGGGAACGGGTGACGGTTCCCTTCCACCTCGGCTGCTCGTACTGCCCCTATTGCCTCAGCGGACGGCCGAACCTCTGCGACAACCTGCAGATGGTAGGATTTTCCTTCGACGGAGGCTATGCCCAGTATGTCCGCATCCCCAACGCGGACTTCAATCTCATCCGGCTACCGGACGCGGTGGACTTCGTGGCCGCGGCCGCCCTGGGATGCCGGTACATGACCGCCTACCACGCGGTGCTGCACCGGGGTCGGGTGCAGGCGGGGGAGTGGGTAGTGGTGCACGGGGTTGGGGGAGTGGGGCTGAGCGCGGTGCAGATCGCGAATGCCGCAGGCGCCCGGGTGGTGGCCGTGGACGTGGACGAGGAGAAGCTGGCGCGGGCCCGCCAGGAGGGCGCGGTTGCCACCGTGAATGCTCGCAAGGAGAACGTGCCGGAGGCGGTCAAACAGATCACGGGCGGGGGGGCACACCTCTCCGTGGACGCCCTGGGGATCCGGGAGACCATCCAGAATTCCATCTTCAGCCTGCGCAAGGGAGGTCGCCACGTGCAGGTGGGGCTCACCACGCAGGCTGAACAAGGGGTGGTGTCCCTCCCCACGGACATGATGGTGGGGATGGAGCTGGAGTTCTACGGGAGCGTGGGGAACCCCCACCCCCAGTACGCGGGCCTGCTAGGCCTCGTGGAGCAGGGCAAGCTGAATCCGAGAAGCCTGGTGGGGCGGACGGTTTCCCTGGAGGAGGTGAACGAGGTCCTGCAGGCCATGACGGAGTTCCGCACCCTGGGGTTCACGGTGATCACGCGGTTCCAGTAAGGGCAAAAGCAACAAGCACAAGGCTTCGGAGAGGAGGTGGGAGACGGTTCGCGAAGGAAAACGAGCGTCGCTGTGGATTCTTGGGGAATCAGAAGAAATCTAGAGGGGGTGGTCGGAATGCGATCTCGGAAACTGTGGTGGACTGGTCTAGTTCTGGCTATCGCGGGATGCCTTGCCCTGGGGGTCGCGTCGGGATGGACGGCTCCTCGGAAGGAAGCCATTCTCGTGGGCGTTGCCTTCGCGCTCTCCGGGCCACTCGCTCCTATCACCAACGCCACCATCGGGCCCGTGTACGACATGTGGGTGAAGGAGGTGAACGCTCGGGGAGGGATCCAGGTCTCGGAGTTCGGCCGGCGTCTTCCCATCCGGTTCATCAAGTACGACGACAAGTCCGACCTGGGGACCGCCACCCGGCTTCTGGAGAAGCTGATCCTGGAGGACCGGGTGGACATCGTCTTCCCGCCCATCAGCACGGGATTCCTATACGCGGCAGCCCCCATCGCGAATAAGTACCGGAAGGTCCTCATCGGAGGTCCCGGGGGAGCGGCCAAGCTGGAAGAGATCATGCCGAACCTGCCCTACTTCTTCCAGGTCCTGAACTACTCCCGCAGCCAGATGCCGGTTCTGGCCGCCGTTTTGAAGGAGCTCGGGCTTCGCACGGTGGCCGTCGTCCACCACGAGGATCTGCACGGGGTGGAGTATAAGGACGTGGCCCTCCCGGAGTTCCGGAAGGCGGGATTGCAGGTGGCCTTCGTGAAGAGCTTCCCCATGGACATCAAGGACGCCACCCCGCTGCTGAAGGAAGCCACTGCGGCAAAGGCGGATGCCTTTGTAGCGTTCGCGTACCCCGATCAGGGGTTCCTGATGGTCCGTCAGGCCATGGAGCTGGATGCGAACTTCAAGGCCATGTACATCTCCGTAGGCGTGAACCTCAGTGCCTTCCGGAATGCCTTTGGCGTGGACGTGGCGGAAGGGATGATGGGGAGCGGTGCGTGGAGCCCGAAAAGCGGTCCGGGTGCCCGCCGCTTCGTCGAGTTGTACAAGAAGCACTTCAACACGGAGCCGCCGGACTGGTGGGGCCAGCTGTACTACTACGCTTCCCTGGAGCACCTGCAGCAGGCCATTGAGGCCGCGGGAACCCTCGACAACCCCCGGATCCGGGAGGTTCTGGCCACGCGGACCTTCAACACTGTGGTCGGGCCCTTCAAGTACGATCGGGATCGGCAGTTCCGAGGGCACCTGGGGCAGATCGGGCAGTGGCAGAAGGGAATCTTCGAGGTGGTGGATCCGGGCAGGAACCGGACGGCCAAACCCATTCTGAAGCCGGCGTGGCCGAAGAAGCGCTAAGCGCCACCGGTATCGCGGCGGTTTTCAGGACGTCTCGGAGGGCGGGGCCGGCCTCGAGCCGATGCCGGCCCCGCCCTTCCTGTGAAGAGAGCTCCCTTGAGCGCGGGACATGGATCTGAATCGGGTTCTTGATATCGTCTTCGGCGGGATCATGCTGGGCGGGATCTACGGCCTCGTGTCCCTGGGGCTGAACCTCCAGTACGGCGTGGCCCGGGTGCTGAACGTGGCCCACGGGGAGTTCACCACACTCGGCGCCTTCCTCACATGGTGGCTGTACGTCGCCGCGGGGATGAGCCCCTTCGTGGGGTTGGTGACCTCCCTGTTGCTGAGCTTCGGCCTGGGGTGGATCCTGTATCGGTTGATCTTCGCACGACTCCAGCGGCACGTGCGGTCCCTGGAGGCCTTCGAAGCCGCATGCATGCTTACCTCCTTCGGGATCCTCTTCGCGATTCAGAACCTCATCATCCTGACATGGGGGGCGGACGTACGCAGCTATTCGTACCTGCCCGGCGCGGTGCGGTTGGGGGAACTGGTGCTTCCGGTGAACCGGATCCTTATCTTCGGGGTCTCCGTGGGGCTTGGAGGACTCTTCTACGCCCTGTTGAAATGGACGCGAACCGGAAAAGCCATCCGAGCCGCGGCCCAGGATCGGTCCGGAGCGGCCAGCGTGGGCGTGGACGTGCAGAATGTCCTGGGCATCTGCTTTGCCCTGGGCACAGGGGCCGCGGGCGCGGCGGGTTCCCTCATCAGCATCACCTACAGCATCCATCCCGTCATGGGCTTCGAGTACACGGTGATCGCCATCATCGTGGTGGTGCTGGGAGGGCTGGGGAACATCCCCGGCAGCCTGCTCGGAGGGATCCTGCTGGGGGTGGTGGGAACCGCGGTCACCTACTGGCAGCCGGGGCTCGCGGTGGTGGCCTACTACCTCTTCTTCGTGGTCCTGCTATGGTGGAGACCAAGGGGCTTGCTGGCAGCTTAGTACGGAGCGGCCTGGCCCTCCGGAGAGCAGGGCTGGCCCTCCTGGCGGTGGGACTGGTGGGTGCTCCCCTGTACCTGCCTGCCTACACCCTGGTGTTCCTGGGCAATCTGGGCATGTATGTGGTGCTGACGGTGAGCTGGATCCTGTTCGCGGGCTCCACGGGCTACGTCTCCCTGGCCTCCGCGGTGTTCTTCGGGATCGGGGTATACGCCGCGGTCCTGTGGCGCACCGCCCTGGGATTCTGGGTGGCCGCCCTGCTGGGGGGCCTGCTCAGCGCCGCGGTGGCGGCGGGCATGGGCGTGGTCACCCTGCGGTTGCGGGGGGCGTACTTCAGCATGTTCACGTTGGGGGCGGTGGAGCTGGCCACCTCCGCCACCCGGTGGGGGGAGGCGCACTTCTTCGGTCGGGTGGGACGCATCGTGCTGCCCGTGGGGCAGGAGACCATCTACTACGCCATGCTGGCGCTGGTGGCGCTGCTGTTTGCCACCTGGGAGCTGGTTCAGCGGTCGAAGCTGGGAATGGCCCTGCGGTGCATCGGAGAGGACGAGGAGGCTGCGGCGCACATCGGGATCCCCACCACATGGGTCAAGGTGGCGGGCTTCTGCTTGAGCGCGGTCTTCATGGGGTGTGCCGGGGCCATCATGGCCACCCGCTGGACGTACGTGGACCCCCGCATCGCCTTCAACCTGCAGCTCTCCTTCATCCCCGTGCTCATCGCGGTGTTCAGCGGGAGCCGGCGTCCGTACGGGGCGGCCCTGGGAGCCCTCCTCTTCGTGGCGCTGGAGGACTTCCTGATCACCCGCCTGCCCTATCACTACATGTTGCTGTTCGGCCTCGTGATGGTGGCGGTCATGCTGTACAGCCCCGGAGGGGTCACGGTGCTCGCGGGACGGTGGTGGGAGCAGGTCCTGGCGTGGAGCCGACAGGATCGGACCGGGTCCCCGAGGTGA
Encoded proteins:
- a CDS encoding YraN family protein — translated: MNRRRIGAGAEEAAADLLRRKGYRLLDRNVRFPFGELDLVCEQAGVVVFVEVKARSGTAHGHPFEAVTPRKQKQLGRLALAYLQRKGFVNRPCRFDVVAVHLDPEGRPVRVEVLQDAFRF
- a CDS encoding BsuPI-related putative proteinase inhibitor translates to MRAFLILSMAVLATVGPAHVVRMGDVEVGVSTDRARYVPGEPVQMVLQVRNRGFRAMTFTFGTSQRYDFRVLRLDGTTIWQWSHDRMFAQVVGSLVLQPGSEIRFEETWTQVDNAGQPVPPGRYVVEAIFPPRTFPRGAPPVLLPRVTIEILPPDLRGGATVPGPGEPFRKVFVPGMIRVRFFPWATAEQIERLLRDLGLRVASVEADGRTYVLRAPRPHQIAEKVAALNRAAIVEWAVPHYVLVPRREVPDRGPHRR
- a CDS encoding zinc-dependent alcohol dehydrogenase family protein produces the protein MRAAQMVEHRKPLVVQEVADPRPGPQDAVLRVEACGICRSDWHAWMGDWTWIGFRPQLPLTLGHELAGEVVEVGSEVRRTKVGERVTVPFHLGCSYCPYCLSGRPNLCDNLQMVGFSFDGGYAQYVRIPNADFNLIRLPDAVDFVAAAALGCRYMTAYHAVLHRGRVQAGEWVVVHGVGGVGLSAVQIANAAGARVVAVDVDEEKLARARQEGAVATVNARKENVPEAVKQITGGGAHLSVDALGIRETIQNSIFSLRKGGRHVQVGLTTQAEQGVVSLPTDMMVGMELEFYGSVGNPHPQYAGLLGLVEQGKLNPRSLVGRTVSLEEVNEVLQAMTEFRTLGFTVITRFQ
- a CDS encoding amino acid ABC transporter substrate-binding protein, with the protein product MRSRKLWWTGLVLAIAGCLALGVASGWTAPRKEAILVGVAFALSGPLAPITNATIGPVYDMWVKEVNARGGIQVSEFGRRLPIRFIKYDDKSDLGTATRLLEKLILEDRVDIVFPPISTGFLYAAAPIANKYRKVLIGGPGGAAKLEEIMPNLPYFFQVLNYSRSQMPVLAAVLKELGLRTVAVVHHEDLHGVEYKDVALPEFRKAGLQVAFVKSFPMDIKDATPLLKEATAAKADAFVAFAYPDQGFLMVRQAMELDANFKAMYISVGVNLSAFRNAFGVDVAEGMMGSGAWSPKSGPGARRFVELYKKHFNTEPPDWWGQLYYYASLEHLQQAIEAAGTLDNPRIREVLATRTFNTVVGPFKYDRDRQFRGHLGQIGQWQKGIFEVVDPGRNRTAKPILKPAWPKKR
- a CDS encoding branched-chain amino acid ABC transporter permease, encoding MDLNRVLDIVFGGIMLGGIYGLVSLGLNLQYGVARVLNVAHGEFTTLGAFLTWWLYVAAGMSPFVGLVTSLLLSFGLGWILYRLIFARLQRHVRSLEAFEAACMLTSFGILFAIQNLIILTWGADVRSYSYLPGAVRLGELVLPVNRILIFGVSVGLGGLFYALLKWTRTGKAIRAAAQDRSGAASVGVDVQNVLGICFALGTGAAGAAGSLISITYSIHPVMGFEYTVIAIIVVVLGGLGNIPGSLLGGILLGVVGTAVTYWQPGLAVVAYYLFFVVLLWWRPRGLLAA
- a CDS encoding branched-chain amino acid ABC transporter permease; amino-acid sequence: MVETKGLAGSLVRSGLALRRAGLALLAVGLVGAPLYLPAYTLVFLGNLGMYVVLTVSWILFAGSTGYVSLASAVFFGIGVYAAVLWRTALGFWVAALLGGLLSAAVAAGMGVVTLRLRGAYFSMFTLGAVELATSATRWGEAHFFGRVGRIVLPVGQETIYYAMLALVALLFATWELVQRSKLGMALRCIGEDEEAAAHIGIPTTWVKVAGFCLSAVFMGCAGAIMATRWTYVDPRIAFNLQLSFIPVLIAVFSGSRRPYGAALGALLFVALEDFLITRLPYHYMLLFGLVMVAVMLYSPGGVTVLAGRWWEQVLAWSRQDRTGSPR